Proteins encoded within one genomic window of Humulus lupulus chromosome 1, drHumLupu1.1, whole genome shotgun sequence:
- the LOC133830029 gene encoding uncharacterized protein LOC133830029 gives MLAYGVPADATDEYIKIGESTALESLKRFCHVVVEVFGTHYLRSPNDDDVARLLHIGESRGFPGMLGSLDCMHWKWKNCPAAWGGQYAGCSGSLTIIVEVVADYDLWIWHAYFGLPGSNNDINVLEASHLSVDLAVGISPPANYVIKGKEYNMGYYLADGIYLKWSTIVQTIREPLGPKKQLFSRKQEACGKDVERAFGVLQSRFSIVAGSSRLWNKRILHDIMTSCIIMHNMIIEDERDFNAPIEERLEVPNPEVEMVGNDDARFQEFLARHRKIKDKDTHIALRNALIEHLWDEYSIRKLV, from the coding sequence ATGTTGGCATATGGTGTACCGGCAGATGCTACCGACGAGTACATCAAAATAGGAGAATCTACTGCTTTGGAAAGTTTGAAACGATTTTGCCATGTTGTTGTCGAGGTCTTTGGAACCCACTATCTTCGATCACCTAATGATGATGATGTTGCAAGGTTACTACACATTGGTGAAAGTCGAGGTTTTCCAGGAATGTTGGGTAGTTTAGATTGTATGCATTGGAAATGGAAAAATTGTCCTGCGGCTTGGGGAGGACAATACGCTGGTTGTAGTGGATCTCTGACTATTATTGTAGAAGTTGTAGCTGACTATGATCTTTGGATATGGCATGCATATTTTGGTCTACCTGGATCTAACAATGATATTAATGTGTTGGAGGCGTCCCATCTTTCTGTTGATCTTGCTGTGGGTATTTCTCCACCCgctaattatgtcattaaaggGAAAGAGTATAATATGGGTTATTATTTAGCCGACGGTATATATCTAAAATGGTCTACTATTGTTCAAACCATTCGTGAGCCACTTGGCCCGAAGAAACAATTATTTTCTCGAAAACAAGAAGCATGTGGAAAAGATGTAGAACGTGCGTTTGGAGTATTGCAATCAAGATTTTCCATTGTGGCAGGATCATCGCGTCTATGGAATAAGAGGATATTACATGATATAATGACTTCATGTATTATTATGCATAATATGATAATAGAAGATGAACGCGACTTTAATGCACCCATTGAAGAACGGCTCGAAGTGCCAAATCCAGAAGTTGAGATGGTGGGTAATGACGATGCTCGATTTCAAGAATTTCTAGCTCGACATAGAAAAATCAAAGATAAGGATACTCACATTGCACTTCGAAATGCGTTAATTGAACACTTGTGGGATGAATATAGTATCAGAAAAttagtttaa